The Pirellulaceae bacterium region ACATCATAAAATACCGACACGTGCATAACCAATCAGTGGGCGACTATGAACAACGCAAACCCGGCAGGGCTAGTCCAGGCAGGAACGCAGCGGTCGCGTCCAGCGGGATGCCCATTCTAGCACGCAGTGGAAGTAGATCGTGCCGATTCAGGCAATTCACGTCTCGGCTTGCACGCAGAATCAAGTTGATCCACAGATTCTAAGCTTGGCTCTAATTAGAAGGCCCTGCTCAATCAGCGCGGGCGTTACCGGATCGCTGAGGCACACACCAGCTACTTGCCAAACGAACGCTCCGGCCGGTGATTCTTGTTGGTGCGCTCGCTATTTTGTCGCAACCTGCAGCAGACCGCTCTTGACCATCTGCCTAGTCTAGTGTACTATTCATGTGTAACACCTGGTTTCTTAAGGTTTCGAACATGTTTTTCGCAATTGATCCCACCAGCGGCGTCGCCATCTACGAGCAGATTGTTCGTCAGATCAAGTTTGCAATCGCCGAGGGAACGCTTCGGCCGGGGCAGATGTTGCCCAGTGTGCGAACGCTGAGCCAACAATTGGCAATCAACCCCAATACGATCAACCGAGCTTTCCAGCAGTTGCAAGCCGATGGCGTGCTTGAGTCACTGCGCGGCATCGGACTGGCGGTACGAGCCACGGCGGTCGAATCGTGTCGCCAGGCGCGACGCCAGTTGGTGACGCTGCGGTTGCAGCAAGTTCTGGTCGAGGCGCTGCACTCGGGATTAACCGCCGACGAAATTGGGCGACTGGTCAAGCAGCAACTCAGCGCCCTCGCCGGTTCGGTCACAACTGTCTCAGCAGTCGCACCGTCGACAACAACCCCCATGCAGCCAACGCCATAAAACAATTCGATAAATCACCACGCTCTGACGAGCGTAGCTGCGAGGATGAATGCAGCCGTAGAACAATACTTTGATCAGACTTTCACAGGAGATGCTTCGATGGCAAGTTCTGGAACAAACTTGGCTAGTCTGCCGCCAGCCGAGAACGCTTCGGCAAAGGCCGCGATGACTCAGGCGGTACCGGTTATCACGCTGCAACAGTTGACAGTCCAGTTTCCCGGTTGCACGGCACTGGCGGGGGTCGATTTGCAAATTCGACCTGGAACGGTGTTTGCGCTGCTGGGCGAAAACGGTGCGGGCAAAACAACGTTGATTCGTGTTCTCACCGGCTTTCAAATGCCCAGCACCGGCGGCTGTCAGGTTTTAGGGCTCGACCCGACCCACCAGGCGCAGGAAATCCGTCGCCGCGTGGGCTACGTTTCCGATGCTCCCGCTTTGTATGAATGGATGGTGGTGGCTGAGATCGGCTGGTTCGCTTCCGCCTTTTACCCGGAAGGATTCTTCGAGCGTTATCGAGCGGCCATTGCGCACTACGAGGTTCCCGCAGATCGCAAGATCAAGTATCTCAGCAAGGGCCAGCGAGCCAAAGTAGCACTCGCCCTAGCGCTGGCGCATGATCCAGAACTGTTGATTTTGGACGAGCCGACATCGGGGTTGGACCCGCTAGTGCGCCGCGAGTTCTTGGAGAGCATGCTCGATCGTGTGGCGGTCGGCAAGACGGTGTTGCTTTCGAGCCATCAGATCGCCGAAGTCGAGCGCGTGGCCGACACCGTCGCCATCCTGCATCGCGGCCGGTTTCGAGCGATGGGTGAATTGAATCACCTGCGCGAGTCGG contains the following coding sequences:
- a CDS encoding ABC transporter ATP-binding protein; translated protein: MTQAVPVITLQQLTVQFPGCTALAGVDLQIRPGTVFALLGENGAGKTTLIRVLTGFQMPSTGGCQVLGLDPTHQAQEIRRRVGYVSDAPALYEWMVVAEIGWFASAFYPEGFFERYRAAIAHYEVPADRKIKYLSKGQRAKVALALALAHDPELLILDEPTSGLDPLVRREFLESMLDRVAVGKTVLLSSHQIAEVERVADTVAILHRGRFRAMGELNHLRESVHEVLVSLDDPLISLPLISDPAIVLGDTLVGRQRRLIVQNYSESVGELLRGGTGVVSVHSRGATLEELFAACIRGNGQIEAMRSGLAGQCAASDVA
- a CDS encoding GntR family transcriptional regulator, which translates into the protein MFFAIDPTSGVAIYEQIVRQIKFAIAEGTLRPGQMLPSVRTLSQQLAINPNTINRAFQQLQADGVLESLRGIGLAVRATAVESCRQARRQLVTLRLQQVLVEALHSGLTADEIGRLVKQQLSALAGSVTTVSAVAPSTTTPMQPTP